One window of Mangrovibacterium diazotrophicum genomic DNA carries:
- a CDS encoding alpha-2-macroglobulin family protein, with translation MRFQLQTLIFSFLVVFLLASCGDKKGKPTASVDTAYTQFVRSYTSGVISCKAPILVEFNQEPLHPGQPGDEAPAELISLSPKVEGKVQWVDGHTIAFTPTERMKSDAEYKVSVALGKVLAVPNEYKTMQFVVKTIKQSFSVNNLAVRAYDGQNMKLQYLSGVVYTSDCADDKQIESIVTVRKDGEKVDLNWQHAADGKKHEFRADSLLRTAEPQKLLVKWDGAVIGDEKKGEEEIELPALDVFKVVDVRVIQQPEQYLLIRFSDPLAADQNLQGLVTIDKIDGLRYQLESNELKVYLPSRLAGDHEVYVSGGIRNALNFKLKESTTMQVRFEDLKPAVRLVGKGSIVPSSNELVFPFEAVNLQAVDIRIIKIFTNNIQQFFQQNSYTESDDIKQVGRLVLQKKIDLNVASFAELKNWNTYSVDLARLIQIEPGAIYRVQIRFKKNYSLYGMEQMPESNQVSTIDQLEEEQEMQEDLADWNEPGWYSDYYRPRGFDWDESGNPEHVSYYSYEHFVARNLFATNLAVIAKGGSDQSMNFAVTNLKNTEPESGVTLKIFNFQKQLMETVTTDAIGMAKVQLKYKPFLLVAEKGGQLAYLRLDDGSSLSLSNFDVTGDVVQKGLKGYVYGERGVWRPGDRIFLTFILEDKKDVLPDNHPVIFELINPKGQTVSRQVKTNGINGFYSFTCETDPEAPTGNWMAVLKVGGQTFSKRVKVETVKPNRLKIDLKFDEDPLSIYQGYAEGTLKTAWLHGGTAKNLKAQVALNFSKAKTSFKGFFNYNFDDPAKNLYSEEQEVFKGKVNEQGVASINFKLPEITSASGMLNAHFSTRVYEETGDFSIDVKTVPYAPYSSFVGVKLPASDSNWYKTGTRYPLDIVTVDYKGNKVDRDDLEVKIYKVDWHWWWDSGEDNLARYVNNSYKKPVFRTTVNTVNGQASVPLQIDYHNWEDNGRYLIWVKDLESGHSTGLTAYFSKWGYWAADGMQGAATMLSFKSDKEKYNVGDKVTVTIPSGKNGKALVSIENGTSVLDMFWVETKEENTVFSFEAKPEMAPNAYVHISLIQPHAQTENDAPIRLYGVIPILVEDPNTHLNPILKTPAELEPEKDYEVKVSEKDGKKMTYTLAVVDEGLLDLTRFQTPDPWPSFYAREALGVKTWDFYDDVIGAYGARLERAFAVGGDENLAAAKRKKVNRFKPVVSFIGPFKLDEGETNTHQLKMPNYVGAVRVMVVAGDNGAYGNAEQSVKVLKPLMLLATLPRVLGPGEEVSLPVNVFAMKPEVKNVKVSIKTNEILTPVEGSSKQVQFAEVGDQIAAFKLKVAEKTGVGKVTVTAESGQFKASYDIEIEVRPSNPQVVNMEETVIQPGKSWDVAVTAPGMEGTNSARVELSGIPPIDLSRRLNYLIRYPHGCIEQTTSAVFPQLMLDRLTVVSAEQKQDIEDNVRAALNKFTRFQTSEGGFAYWPGERYNSEWGTNYAGHFMLKAEEAGYSLPFGMKDKWLAFQKNAARNWQRSDRGYERSELIQAYRLYTLALAQSPDFGAMNRLREEKGLDQLAQWRLAAAYAVAGQPEVGAKMIANLSRTIKPFRELSYTFGSDIRDKAMILETLVMLKRQTEAFPLVTEISAALSSNDWMSTQTTAYSLLAISEFSGVGKLEDNPLKAKVAFNGADAQNVAATVPVWQADVPLKGNQSAQVKVENQTGKVMYARIMSEGIPVTGDSTSSQSNLFMEVRYTDMQGQRIDPAKLVQGTDFVAEVSVQNPGQRGVYKEMALTTIFPSGWEIINMRLNDVDSPLKSDAFTYQDIRDDRVLTYFNLNPNEKKTFRILVSATYEGKFYLPSVQCQAMYDNSINSRKPGKWVEVLK, from the coding sequence ATGAGATTTCAACTCCAAACCCTGATCTTTTCTTTTTTGGTGGTTTTTCTGTTAGCCTCCTGTGGTGATAAAAAAGGGAAACCCACAGCCTCCGTCGATACGGCTTATACCCAGTTTGTTCGAAGTTACACAAGTGGCGTCATTTCGTGCAAGGCTCCCATTTTGGTGGAGTTTAACCAGGAGCCGCTTCATCCCGGGCAACCAGGCGATGAAGCTCCGGCCGAGTTGATCAGCCTTTCGCCAAAAGTGGAGGGAAAAGTTCAATGGGTTGACGGGCACACGATCGCTTTCACGCCGACGGAACGGATGAAGTCGGATGCTGAATACAAAGTCAGCGTCGCTCTGGGAAAGGTACTGGCGGTGCCTAATGAATATAAAACCATGCAGTTTGTGGTCAAAACGATTAAGCAGTCGTTCAGTGTGAATAACCTGGCGGTGAGAGCTTATGATGGTCAAAATATGAAGCTGCAGTATTTGTCAGGCGTTGTTTATACGTCCGATTGTGCCGACGACAAGCAGATCGAGTCGATCGTGACGGTTCGTAAGGACGGAGAAAAAGTGGATTTGAACTGGCAACATGCTGCCGACGGGAAAAAGCATGAGTTTCGGGCAGATAGCCTGTTGCGGACAGCAGAGCCGCAGAAGTTGCTGGTGAAATGGGATGGTGCCGTAATCGGTGACGAGAAAAAGGGAGAAGAAGAAATTGAGCTACCGGCCCTGGATGTCTTCAAAGTGGTTGATGTTCGGGTGATTCAGCAACCAGAGCAGTATTTGCTGATTCGCTTTTCGGATCCGTTGGCAGCCGACCAAAATTTGCAGGGTTTGGTTACCATTGATAAGATAGATGGTTTGCGTTACCAGCTTGAAAGCAACGAACTGAAGGTTTATCTTCCCTCGCGTCTGGCGGGAGATCACGAGGTCTACGTTTCCGGTGGTATCCGAAATGCGCTCAACTTCAAACTGAAGGAGTCGACAACGATGCAGGTCCGTTTCGAGGATCTGAAGCCCGCTGTCCGGTTGGTGGGCAAAGGAAGTATTGTGCCGTCGTCCAATGAGTTGGTTTTCCCGTTCGAAGCGGTCAATTTGCAGGCGGTAGACATCCGGATTATCAAGATATTTACGAACAATATTCAGCAGTTTTTTCAGCAAAACAGCTACACCGAGAGTGACGATATCAAGCAGGTGGGACGCCTGGTGTTACAAAAGAAAATCGATTTGAACGTGGCTTCGTTCGCGGAGTTGAAAAACTGGAATACCTACAGTGTTGATCTTGCCCGTCTCATTCAAATTGAACCGGGAGCGATATATCGCGTTCAGATTCGCTTCAAGAAAAATTATTCGCTTTACGGGATGGAGCAAATGCCCGAGTCGAACCAGGTTTCAACGATTGATCAGCTGGAAGAAGAGCAGGAAATGCAAGAGGATTTGGCGGACTGGAACGAACCGGGATGGTACTCGGATTATTATCGGCCGAGAGGTTTTGATTGGGATGAAAGCGGCAACCCGGAGCACGTTTCGTATTACAGTTACGAACATTTTGTTGCCCGTAATTTGTTCGCGACAAACCTGGCTGTGATTGCGAAGGGAGGCTCGGATCAGAGCATGAACTTCGCGGTAACCAATCTGAAAAACACGGAACCGGAATCCGGCGTTACCCTGAAGATTTTCAATTTTCAAAAACAGTTGATGGAAACGGTCACCACCGATGCGATCGGGATGGCCAAAGTTCAGCTTAAATACAAGCCTTTCCTGCTGGTGGCTGAAAAGGGTGGCCAACTGGCCTACCTGCGTTTGGATGATGGTTCGTCGCTATCGCTCAGTAACTTTGACGTGACGGGCGATGTGGTGCAAAAAGGCCTCAAGGGTTATGTTTACGGTGAACGAGGCGTTTGGCGTCCCGGCGACCGCATTTTCCTGACCTTCATTCTGGAAGATAAAAAAGATGTTTTGCCGGACAATCATCCGGTCATTTTTGAACTGATTAACCCGAAGGGGCAAACGGTGAGCCGTCAGGTGAAGACCAATGGAATCAATGGTTTTTACAGCTTCACCTGCGAAACAGACCCGGAAGCGCCAACCGGAAACTGGATGGCCGTGTTGAAAGTCGGCGGACAAACATTCAGCAAGCGGGTAAAGGTTGAAACGGTGAAGCCGAACCGCCTGAAAATTGATCTGAAATTCGATGAAGATCCGCTTTCGATTTACCAGGGCTACGCCGAGGGAACCTTGAAGACCGCCTGGCTGCACGGAGGAACAGCAAAAAATCTGAAGGCACAGGTTGCGCTCAATTTCTCGAAAGCAAAAACAAGTTTTAAAGGCTTTTTCAATTATAATTTCGACGACCCTGCGAAGAATTTATACTCGGAAGAACAGGAAGTGTTCAAAGGCAAAGTGAATGAACAAGGCGTCGCTTCTATCAATTTCAAACTGCCGGAAATTACTTCTGCTTCGGGGATGCTGAATGCACATTTCAGTACGCGGGTGTACGAAGAAACCGGCGATTTCAGCATCGATGTGAAAACAGTGCCTTATGCGCCTTACTCGTCTTTTGTGGGTGTTAAGTTGCCGGCTTCCGACTCGAATTGGTACAAAACAGGCACGCGGTATCCTCTGGATATTGTAACGGTCGACTACAAGGGTAATAAAGTTGATCGCGATGACCTGGAAGTGAAAATCTATAAAGTTGACTGGCACTGGTGGTGGGATTCCGGCGAGGATAACCTGGCCCGCTATGTCAATAATTCGTATAAAAAGCCGGTGTTCAGAACCACGGTGAATACCGTGAATGGGCAGGCGAGTGTACCGCTCCAAATTGACTATCACAATTGGGAGGACAATGGCCGTTACCTGATTTGGGTAAAAGATTTGGAGAGTGGCCACAGTACCGGGTTGACAGCTTATTTCTCGAAATGGGGATACTGGGCTGCCGATGGTATGCAGGGAGCAGCGACCATGTTGTCATTCAAATCAGACAAGGAGAAATACAATGTTGGCGATAAAGTAACGGTGACCATTCCGTCGGGTAAAAACGGGAAGGCGCTGGTCAGCATCGAAAACGGAACGTCGGTGTTGGATATGTTCTGGGTGGAAACGAAGGAAGAAAATACGGTCTTCAGTTTCGAAGCCAAGCCGGAAATGGCGCCGAATGCTTATGTGCATATTTCGCTGATCCAACCGCATGCCCAAACCGAAAATGATGCCCCGATTCGACTTTATGGCGTTATCCCGATTTTGGTTGAAGATCCCAATACCCATTTGAATCCAATTCTTAAAACGCCTGCCGAGTTGGAGCCCGAGAAAGACTACGAGGTGAAAGTGTCGGAAAAAGACGGTAAGAAAATGACTTACACGCTGGCGGTTGTCGACGAAGGTTTGCTGGACTTAACCCGTTTCCAAACGCCTGATCCTTGGCCATCATTCTATGCCCGCGAAGCGTTGGGCGTAAAAACCTGGGACTTTTACGATGATGTAATCGGTGCATACGGCGCTCGTCTGGAGCGGGCTTTTGCTGTTGGTGGTGATGAAAATCTGGCGGCAGCAAAACGAAAAAAAGTGAATCGATTTAAACCGGTTGTGTCGTTCATCGGGCCGTTCAAGCTGGATGAAGGAGAGACGAACACGCACCAGCTGAAGATGCCGAATTATGTAGGAGCGGTACGGGTGATGGTTGTTGCGGGTGATAACGGCGCGTACGGAAATGCCGAACAGTCGGTGAAAGTGTTGAAACCACTGATGCTACTGGCGACTTTGCCTCGTGTGCTTGGCCCGGGCGAAGAAGTGAGCCTGCCTGTGAATGTGTTTGCCATGAAGCCGGAGGTGAAAAATGTGAAGGTTAGCATAAAGACAAACGAAATTTTAACGCCTGTTGAAGGCAGTTCCAAGCAAGTTCAGTTTGCAGAAGTGGGCGATCAGATTGCCGCTTTCAAATTGAAAGTTGCAGAGAAAACCGGCGTTGGTAAAGTGACGGTTACGGCTGAAAGTGGACAATTCAAAGCCAGCTACGACATCGAGATCGAAGTTCGGCCGTCGAATCCCCAGGTTGTAAACATGGAGGAAACAGTTATCCAACCGGGTAAAAGCTGGGACGTTGCTGTGACCGCACCGGGTATGGAAGGAACCAATTCCGCACGAGTCGAGCTGTCCGGCATTCCGCCGATCGACCTCAGCCGTCGTTTAAATTACCTGATTCGTTATCCGCACGGTTGTATCGAGCAAACCACATCAGCCGTCTTCCCGCAACTCATGCTGGATCGCCTTACGGTTGTTTCGGCTGAGCAAAAGCAGGATATTGAAGATAACGTTCGCGCTGCATTGAATAAGTTTACCCGTTTCCAAACTTCGGAAGGTGGGTTCGCTTATTGGCCGGGCGAGCGCTATAACTCTGAATGGGGAACTAACTATGCCGGGCATTTTATGCTGAAGGCGGAAGAGGCCGGGTATTCGTTGCCGTTTGGCATGAAAGACAAATGGCTGGCTTTTCAGAAAAATGCGGCTCGAAACTGGCAGCGGTCGGATCGGGGTTACGAGCGTTCCGAGTTAATCCAGGCCTACCGTTTGTATACCCTGGCGCTTGCGCAATCGCCCGACTTTGGTGCGATGAATCGCTTGCGTGAAGAGAAAGGATTGGACCAGTTGGCACAGTGGCGTTTGGCTGCAGCTTATGCAGTTGCCGGCCAGCCGGAAGTTGGGGCGAAAATGATTGCAAACCTTAGCAGAACGATCAAACCTTTCCGAGAACTTTCGTACACCTTCGGTTCTGATATTCGCGATAAGGCGATGATTTTGGAGACTTTGGTTATGCTGAAGCGCCAAACCGAAGCTTTCCCACTGGTAACCGAAATTTCAGCTGCGCTGTCGTCGAACGATTGGATGAGTACCCAAACAACTGCATATTCCTTACTTGCTATTTCTGAATTTTCAGGAGTGGGTAAACTGGAAGACAATCCGCTAAAAGCGAAAGTGGCATTCAATGGTGCGGACGCCCAAAATGTGGCGGCAACGGTTCCTGTTTGGCAAGCGGATGTACCTTTGAAAGGGAATCAATCGGCGCAAGTGAAGGTTGAAAACCAAACCGGAAAAGTGATGTACGCCCGAATCATGAGCGAGGGTATTCCGGTTACAGGTGATTCAACGTCATCCCAGAGCAACCTGTTTATGGAGGTTCGCTACACCGATATGCAGGGGCAGCGTATTGATCCGGCAAAACTGGTGCAGGGAACCGATTTCGTGGCTGAAGTGAGTGTGCAGAATCCGGGGCAACGCGGCGTTTACAAAGAAATGGCTCTGACGACGATCTTCCCGTCCGGTTGGGAAATTATCAATATGCGATTGAATGATGTGGACAGCCCGTTGAAGAGCGATGCGTTTACCTACCAGGATATTCGCGACGATCGGGTGCTGACTTATTTCAATCTGAATCCAAATGAGAAGAAAACATTCCGGATTCTGGTGAGCGCAACTTATGAGGGTAAATTTTATCTGCCGTCGGTGCAGTGTCAGGCGATGTATGATAACAGCATTAATTCGCGAAAACCCGGAAAGTGGGTTGAAGTTTTGAAATAA
- a CDS encoding ion transporter, giving the protein MSLRDKLYEIIFEADTKEGKAFDVVLLLIILASIILVMLESVPRINKEYGELLHIVEWVITIFFSIEYILRVWVVRKPWTYILSFYGIIDLLSVLPTYLSLVLVGSHSLMIIRAIRLLRVFRILKLSRFTAAGQNLGKALWASREKIFVFLFFIVNLVIIVGTLMYLIEGPEHGFRSIPQSIYWAIVTMTTVGYGDISPETPTGQFLASIVMIVGYAVIAVPTGIVTSEIIKGTQTTANTQVCPNCLYDQHDNDARYCKKCGTKLNDAN; this is encoded by the coding sequence ATGAGCCTTAGAGACAAACTCTACGAAATTATATTCGAAGCAGACACCAAAGAGGGAAAAGCCTTTGATGTTGTTTTACTTCTGATTATTCTGGCAAGCATCATTCTCGTCATGTTGGAAAGCGTGCCGCGCATCAACAAGGAGTATGGCGAACTACTTCACATTGTGGAGTGGGTTATCACCATTTTCTTCAGCATTGAATACATTCTTCGTGTATGGGTTGTCCGCAAGCCATGGACCTATATTTTAAGTTTCTACGGAATCATCGATTTACTATCAGTCTTGCCAACCTACCTGAGCCTGGTTTTGGTAGGCAGCCACAGCCTGATGATTATCCGAGCCATTCGTTTGCTTCGGGTATTCCGGATTTTAAAACTTAGTCGATTTACGGCAGCAGGGCAAAACCTGGGAAAAGCACTTTGGGCCAGTCGCGAGAAGATTTTCGTCTTTCTGTTTTTCATCGTCAACCTGGTTATTATCGTAGGCACGCTCATGTACCTCATTGAAGGCCCGGAGCATGGTTTCCGAAGTATCCCGCAGAGCATCTACTGGGCTATCGTCACCATGACCACCGTGGGGTACGGCGACATCTCCCCTGAAACGCCAACCGGCCAGTTTTTAGCCAGCATTGTTATGATCGTTGGCTATGCAGTTATCGCTGTACCAACCGGCATTGTCACCTCCGAAATTATTAAGGGAACGCAAACCACCGCCAACACGCAGGTTTGCCCCAATTGCCTGTACGATCAGCACGACAACGACGCCCGCTATTGCAAGAAATGTGGAACGAAGCTGAACGATGCTAACTAA
- the pbpC gene encoding penicillin-binding protein 1C — translation MIGALKRVKPKYWIGAVIFMAAFLFWWFSLPSPLFSAPTSTVIESRNGELLGAHIATDGQWRFPEVEAVPEKYKACVLAFEDRHFYRHPGFNPVSLTRALVQNIRNGRVVSGGSTITMQLIRLSRKGKERTIWQKLIELSLAVRAELSYSKEELLRMYVSNAPFGGNVVGLDAAAWRYFGRNAADLSWAESATLAVLPNAPSLIYPGKRNELLAQKRNRLLDLLFKRGQLDETTLNLAKLEPLPMQVYAIPQTAPHLLNRALEEHPGERIQTTVDRQLQQHVNDVVRQHLVNLRANEVHNAAVLVLNVEKGEVLAYVGNSPDRGDGQHGEQVDVITSPRSSGSILKPFLYAAMQDDGLILPQTLIPDIPTQIGGFSPQNFNLQFEGAVPASMALSKSLNIPAVRMLRDYGVERFYSLLRELHFSSLDKPASHYGLSLILGGAEVKLWDLAGAYSSLARMLVHYEEQDGVIFEDDFRAPEYTPQNHSETEISKKPISLAAAWLTFEALLKVNRPDEESGWQSFSSSRQVAWKTGTSFGFRDGWAVGVDRNYLVAVWCGNADGEGRPGLTGTSAAAPLMFDVFNLLPASRWFTQPVDEMVQIPVCHESGYRLGAYCEQADTIWVTPKGLGSAACPFHRMVHLDPTGSWQVTTNCYPVDEMIHEKWFVLPPVMEWYYKRRNLMYRLLPPFKPGCTEETQAVIEMIYPRENNKVFVPVQLDGKPGQVILEAAHSSPDAIIFWHLDDKYLGQTSGDHQMPINPEPGEHSLNLIDDSGNTFTKKIVVAEK, via the coding sequence ATGATTGGAGCATTGAAACGAGTAAAACCGAAATATTGGATTGGAGCTGTCATTTTTATGGCAGCTTTTCTCTTTTGGTGGTTTAGCCTGCCTTCACCTTTGTTTTCCGCCCCCACTTCAACAGTCATCGAAAGCCGGAATGGTGAATTACTGGGAGCTCATATTGCGACCGACGGCCAATGGCGTTTCCCCGAAGTCGAAGCCGTTCCCGAAAAATATAAAGCCTGTGTGCTCGCTTTTGAGGATCGTCATTTTTATCGTCATCCCGGTTTTAATCCTGTCTCGCTGACAAGGGCTTTGGTACAAAATATTCGTAACGGGCGTGTGGTTTCGGGGGGAAGTACGATCACCATGCAGTTGATTCGCCTGTCGCGTAAAGGAAAGGAACGCACGATTTGGCAAAAGCTGATCGAGTTGTCGCTTGCTGTTCGGGCAGAATTGTCTTATTCCAAAGAAGAGCTTTTGCGCATGTATGTTTCCAATGCTCCCTTTGGTGGAAATGTGGTTGGGTTGGATGCCGCAGCCTGGAGGTACTTTGGTCGTAATGCGGCTGATCTTTCGTGGGCTGAGTCGGCGACCCTGGCTGTGCTGCCGAATGCGCCTTCGCTGATTTATCCAGGTAAGCGAAATGAGTTGTTGGCGCAAAAGCGAAACCGACTGCTTGATCTTCTTTTCAAACGAGGGCAACTCGACGAAACAACACTAAATTTGGCTAAACTGGAGCCGCTTCCGATGCAGGTTTATGCTATTCCGCAAACGGCTCCTCATCTGCTCAATCGTGCTTTGGAAGAACATCCGGGCGAGCGGATCCAAACAACAGTTGATCGCCAGTTGCAGCAACATGTGAATGATGTGGTTCGCCAACACCTGGTTAATTTGCGAGCCAACGAGGTTCACAATGCTGCCGTTTTGGTATTGAATGTTGAGAAAGGAGAGGTGCTGGCGTACGTCGGCAATTCACCTGATCGCGGCGACGGACAGCACGGGGAGCAGGTAGATGTGATTACATCACCCCGAAGTTCCGGTAGTATTCTCAAACCCTTTTTGTATGCCGCAATGCAGGATGATGGGCTCATTTTACCGCAGACATTGATTCCGGATATTCCAACGCAAATTGGCGGCTTCAGTCCTCAAAATTTTAACCTGCAATTCGAAGGTGCAGTTCCGGCGTCGATGGCCTTATCGAAGTCGCTGAATATACCTGCTGTGCGGATGCTTCGTGATTACGGCGTTGAGCGTTTCTACAGTTTGTTGCGTGAGCTTCATTTTTCAAGCCTGGACAAACCGGCTAGTCATTACGGATTATCGCTCATACTGGGAGGGGCCGAGGTGAAGCTTTGGGATCTGGCTGGCGCTTATTCCTCGCTGGCCCGGATGCTTGTCCATTACGAGGAGCAGGACGGTGTGATTTTCGAAGATGATTTCAGAGCGCCGGAATACACGCCGCAGAACCATTCCGAAACTGAGATTTCGAAAAAGCCAATTTCGCTGGCTGCTGCCTGGTTAACTTTTGAAGCCCTTTTAAAAGTTAATCGACCCGACGAAGAGTCGGGGTGGCAGTCTTTTTCTTCATCGCGCCAGGTAGCCTGGAAAACCGGTACCAGCTTTGGTTTTCGAGATGGCTGGGCGGTTGGTGTGGATCGAAATTACCTGGTTGCGGTGTGGTGCGGAAACGCGGATGGTGAAGGCCGCCCCGGTTTAACAGGGACTTCGGCAGCTGCACCTTTGATGTTCGATGTTTTCAACCTTTTGCCGGCATCCCGCTGGTTTACCCAACCGGTTGATGAGATGGTGCAGATCCCCGTTTGTCACGAAAGTGGCTATCGGTTGGGCGCCTATTGTGAGCAGGCTGATACCATTTGGGTAACGCCGAAAGGCTTGGGTAGTGCCGCTTGTCCTTTTCACCGGATGGTTCACCTCGATCCAACAGGAAGCTGGCAGGTGACGACCAATTGCTACCCGGTTGATGAAATGATTCATGAGAAATGGTTTGTGCTACCCCCTGTAATGGAATGGTATTACAAACGTCGGAATTTGATGTACCGGCTATTACCGCCATTTAAGCCTGGATGTACGGAGGAAACACAGGCGGTTATCGAGATGATTTACCCGAGGGAGAACAACAAGGTGTTTGTGCCGGTGCAACTTGATGGAAAGCCCGGACAGGTTATTCTGGAAGCAGCTCATTCGTCGCCCGATGCCATTATTTTTTGGCATTTGGATGATAAATACCTGGGGCAAACTTCCGGAGATCACCAGATGCCAATTAATCCGGAGCCCGGAGAACATAGTCTGAATTTGATAGATGACAGCGGAAATACGTTTACTAAAAAAATTGTCGTAGCCGAGAAATAG
- a CDS encoding YifB family Mg chelatase-like AAA ATPase, with product MMIKTFASAVHGIDATTITIETDVSQGIRFSLVGLPDNAVKESQQRIEAALRLNNYKWPRQKIIINMAPADLRKEGSSYDLPLAIAVLAASEQIGAEKLDRFVIMGELSLDGTLQPIKGALPIAVKAREEGFEGFILPQQNAREAAVVDKLKIYGVENIRQVVDFFNDEAELEPTVVNTREEFYKMLNHSDVDFSDVKGQENVKRALEIAAAGGHNLIMIGPPGAGKTMLAKRIPTILPPFTLHEALETTKIHSVVGRIDKETSLMTERPFRSPHHTISDVALVGGGTYPQPGEISLAHNGVLFLDELPEFKRTVLEVMRQPLEDRKITISRAKFSVEYPASLMLVASMNPCPCGYYNHPTKECVCGPGMVPKYLNKISGPLLDRIDIHLEVVPVPFKKLSELQDTEGSQVIRERVIAARQIQSERYKGMDGIFCNAQMSSRQIRDYVQLDSTSNTLLKNAMERLGLSARAYDRILRVARTIADLEGSGPVESHHISEAIQYRSLDRESWGS from the coding sequence ATGATGATCAAAACCTTTGCGTCTGCCGTTCATGGCATCGATGCAACCACCATCACCATCGAAACCGATGTTTCGCAGGGGATCCGCTTTTCATTGGTCGGGCTTCCGGATAACGCGGTGAAAGAGAGTCAACAGCGCATTGAGGCTGCCCTTCGACTGAATAACTACAAATGGCCCCGCCAGAAAATCATCATTAACATGGCTCCTGCTGATTTGAGGAAGGAAGGTTCGTCGTACGACTTACCGCTGGCAATTGCCGTGCTGGCGGCTTCGGAACAAATTGGAGCCGAAAAGCTCGATCGTTTTGTCATTATGGGCGAACTTTCGCTCGACGGGACTTTGCAGCCGATTAAAGGGGCACTGCCAATCGCCGTTAAAGCGCGGGAAGAGGGTTTTGAAGGGTTTATTTTACCCCAGCAAAATGCCCGCGAGGCAGCTGTAGTAGACAAACTGAAAATTTATGGCGTAGAGAATATCCGGCAAGTAGTTGATTTTTTCAACGACGAAGCTGAATTGGAACCAACCGTTGTGAATACGCGCGAGGAATTTTATAAAATGTTGAATCATTCGGATGTGGATTTTTCGGATGTGAAAGGGCAGGAGAATGTGAAGCGGGCTTTGGAGATTGCCGCGGCTGGTGGACATAATTTAATTATGATAGGCCCTCCCGGCGCTGGAAAGACGATGCTCGCGAAACGCATCCCGACGATTTTGCCGCCTTTTACCTTGCACGAGGCATTGGAAACAACCAAGATTCATTCGGTTGTTGGTCGAATTGACAAGGAGACTTCGCTAATGACCGAGCGGCCTTTTCGAAGCCCGCATCATACCATTTCGGATGTGGCTTTGGTTGGTGGCGGCACGTATCCGCAGCCGGGCGAAATTTCGCTCGCACATAATGGCGTGTTGTTTTTGGACGAGCTGCCGGAGTTCAAACGAACCGTTCTGGAAGTGATGCGGCAACCTCTGGAAGATCGGAAGATTACCATTTCGCGGGCTAAATTTTCGGTGGAATACCCGGCCAGTTTGATGCTGGTAGCCTCCATGAATCCGTGCCCCTGCGGCTATTACAATCATCCCACCAAAGAGTGCGTTTGCGGGCCGGGCATGGTTCCAAAGTATCTCAACAAAATCTCAGGTCCGTTGCTGGACCGCATCGACATTCACCTGGAGGTTGTGCCGGTGCCTTTTAAAAAGTTGTCGGAATTGCAGGACACAGAAGGGAGCCAGGTTATTCGGGAGCGGGTAATCGCCGCACGGCAAATTCAATCCGAGCGCTATAAAGGGATGGACGGAATTTTCTGCAATGCACAAATGTCGTCTCGTCAAATTCGAGATTACGTGCAACTCGATTCAACCAGCAATACGCTGCTAAAAAATGCGATGGAGCGACTTGGCTTGTCGGCGCGTGCCTACGACCGTATCCTGCGCGTGGCACGAACAATTGCCGATTTGGAAGGCTCCGGTCCCGTCGAAAGTCATCATATTTCCGAAGCCATTCAGTATCGCAGCCTCGATCGCGAAAGTTGGGGAAGCTGA
- a CDS encoding inorganic pyrophosphatase yields MVDRLSDPIGRLMGLRYKSHPWHGVSIGTHAPEKVVAFIEVVPTDTVKYEIDKDSGYLRLDRPQKYSNVVPALYGFIPQTFCGDSVGEYCMEKTGKTGIRGDGDPIDICVLTEKDITHGDILVHARPIGGFRMIDGNEADDKIIAVLNNDVVYEGYKDVTDLPAVVVERLKHYFLTYKDMPGKDKDTEITHLYGTTEAYTVIKKAMDDYQKRFDNLGKLLY; encoded by the coding sequence ATGGTAGATAGATTGTCTGATCCAATCGGTCGGTTGATGGGGCTTCGTTACAAGTCGCATCCTTGGCATGGTGTTTCAATTGGTACGCATGCGCCGGAAAAAGTAGTTGCCTTTATCGAGGTGGTGCCAACTGATACAGTAAAGTATGAAATCGATAAAGACAGTGGCTATTTGCGACTCGACCGACCTCAAAAATATTCGAACGTTGTTCCGGCTTTGTATGGTTTCATTCCACAAACTTTTTGTGGCGACTCGGTAGGTGAGTATTGTATGGAAAAAACCGGCAAAACCGGTATTCGCGGAGATGGTGACCCAATCGATATTTGTGTACTAACAGAAAAGGATATCACCCACGGTGATATTTTGGTACATGCACGCCCAATTGGTGGATTCCGTATGATTGACGGTAACGAGGCCGACGACAAAATCATTGCCGTGTTGAATAACGATGTGGTGTACGAAGGTTATAAAGATGTAACCGATCTTCCTGCCGTTGTAGTTGAACGTCTAAAGCACTACTTTTTGACTTACAAGGATATGCCGGGTAAGGACAAGGATACCGAAATTACTCACCTTTATGGTACCACCGAAGCCTACACTGTTATAAAGAAGGCGATGGACGATTACCAGAAACGTTTCGACAACCTAGGAAAGTTACTTTACTAA